A genomic region of Eucalyptus grandis isolate ANBG69807.140 chromosome 5, ASM1654582v1, whole genome shotgun sequence contains the following coding sequences:
- the LOC104444895 gene encoding G-type lectin S-receptor-like serine/threonine-protein kinase SD1-13, which yields MSPEYIMGGTISEKSDVYSFGVLLLEIISSKKNASVDYPEQHLNLMAYAWHLWSEGRGLDLMDAAIADAFSTSEVMRCIQLGLLCTQDHATDRPNMSAVVRMLNGESKLSQPKQPTYTFQGLLAREVQSQEGIRSVNNITITTVEGR from the exons ATGTCTCCCGAGTATATCATGGGTGGGACAATTTCTGAGAAATCAGATGTTTATAGCTTTGGAGTACTGTTATTAGAGATTATCAGCAGCAAGAAGAACGCAAGTGTAGATTACCCCGAGCAGCATCTCAATCTCATGGCTTAT GCATGGCACTTGTGGAGTGAGGGCAGAGGACTGGACCTGATGGATGCAGCCATTGCTGACGCATTTTCGACGTCAGAAGTAATGAGATGCATTCAGTTAGGGCTTCTCTGCACGCAGGACCATGCCACAGATAGACCCAACATGTCCGCCGTGGTTCGAATGCTGAATGGAGAGTCCAAGCTTTCACAGCCGAAGCAACCGACATATACATTTCAAGGTTTGCTGGCTCGCGAAGTCCAATCACAAGAAGGAATCCGGTCCGTGAATAACATCACCATTACTACGGTTGAAGGGAGATAA